A single Oryctolagus cuniculus chromosome 16, mOryCun1.1, whole genome shotgun sequence DNA region contains:
- the FAM237B gene encoding protein FAM237B: MGSGARRRLSLPLSCVLLLGLAGADLELQKGVLAGVSPGMAEDVDLQCWTACSLTLIDLKELKIERSVGAFWNFMLFLQKSPRPGHYSVFLNIAQDFWDMYIDCLLSRSHGMGRRQATPPKYNFPEKATGGNLNVYLRG, translated from the coding sequence ATGGGGTCTGGCGCGAGGCGGCGGCTCTCCCTACCCCTGAGCTGCGTGCTGCTCCTCGGGCTGGCCGGCGCGGACCTTGAATTGCAGAAGGGAGTGCTGGCCGGCGTCAGCCCCGGGATGGCAGAGGACGTGGACCTCCAGTGCTGGACCGCGTGCTCGCTGACGCTGATCGATCTCAAGGAACTCAAGATAGAGCGCAGCGTGGGTGCTTTCTGGAATTTCATGTTGTTCCTGCAGAAATCCCCGCGGCCCGGACATTACAGTGTCTTCCTAAACATAGCTCAGGACTTCTGGGACATGTACATAGACTGCCTGCTTTCCAGGTCCCATGGGATGGGCAGAAGGCAGGCGACACCTCCCAAGTATAATTTTCCAGAGAAAGCAACAGGAGGTAATTTAAATGTGTACTTAAGAGGGTAG